A single genomic interval of Ruminococcus sp. NK3A76 harbors:
- a CDS encoding restriction endonuclease, with protein MSEEKRVWGIHTLDDNLFLKENVVAIGWNEVGDLSKITPDRDAFKKKYIETYPDDKKMKVATSAGMLYRFAHEVQIGDYIVFPSKINREINIGTVESDYIYEPDTESYVQQRKVKWLKHLPRTAFSQGALYEIGSAMSFFSVRNYADEFLAALDKNFKGTVSADTADDETVAATADEIIENTRDYILKELSRNLKGYDLEEFVADLLSAMGYRTTISPHGGDSGIDITAYKDELPPRILVQVKSQDGDIKETTIQSLKGAMREGDYGLFVTLSNYTKKAQKYLDNTPIIRGINGKELVDLILKYYDSLSEKYRKMIPLKMVYIPVKSCE; from the coding sequence ATGTCAGAAGAAAAAAGAGTATGGGGAATACATACCCTTGACGATAACCTGTTTTTAAAAGAAAACGTTGTAGCTATCGGATGGAATGAAGTTGGTGACCTTAGCAAAATCACTCCGGACCGTGATGCATTCAAGAAAAAATACATCGAGACATATCCCGATGATAAGAAGATGAAAGTTGCAACCAGTGCAGGTATGCTATACCGATTTGCCCATGAAGTCCAGATCGGTGACTATATTGTATTCCCGTCAAAGATCAACCGAGAGATCAATATCGGAACTGTTGAGAGCGACTACATATACGAACCTGATACGGAAAGTTACGTTCAGCAGCGTAAAGTCAAATGGTTGAAGCATCTTCCGAGGACAGCTTTTTCGCAGGGTGCTTTGTATGAGATTGGTTCGGCTATGTCTTTCTTTTCAGTCAGAAACTATGCTGACGAATTTCTTGCAGCTTTAGACAAGAACTTCAAAGGTACTGTTTCAGCAGATACCGCCGATGATGAAACTGTTGCTGCAACGGCAGATGAGATCATCGAAAACACAAGGGACTACATTCTTAAAGAACTGAGCCGAAATCTTAAAGGCTATGACCTTGAAGAATTTGTGGCTGATCTTTTGAGTGCTATGGGATATAGGACAACCATTTCCCCACACGGCGGTGACAGCGGTATTGATATTACCGCCTATAAAGACGAGCTTCCACCAAGGATACTTGTTCAGGTCAAGAGCCAGGACGGTGATATTAAGGAGACAACTATACAGTCGCTGAAAGGTGCTATGCGTGAGGGTGATTATGGTCTGTTTGTGACACTCTCAAACTACACTAAAAAGGCACAGAAATACCTCGACAATACACCTATTATCCGTGGCATCAATGGTAAAGAGCTGGTTGATCTGATATTGAAATATTACGACAGTCTCAGTGAGAAGTACAGGAAGATGATACCATTGAAGATGGTTTATATACCGGTAAAAAGTTGCGAATAA